A stretch of the Desulforamulus ferrireducens genome encodes the following:
- a CDS encoding PD40 domain-containing protein: MSDDKIYDPDKKVLPIEDYLKLREAEEDGISQLLNHMRRVREAVPVNRQLQVELRKKLLARQLELRQQQQVPEPSRPVEARKQSKFIQHPWFKNLLGAVAVLLIAFALTGIWRHTSGNYYLEAGTPQELTRFWTESLPLQPTISPDGSKILLVRGGSLVMLSETGAQLAALEPPEGQVFRSPAWAPNGKHISYIVSQNGYEEIKQLATEELLSAQEKNFTVMAKASEQPAIASVMMAEEEQDTAAKRASLTTKHYSNLVYAPNGKSLAYVVHRVGANPEVWIRSEDNQEKRITEGDAPTWSPDGKHLVVQRPSRANGNELWLVNVQTGKAHLLGQGENPVWGANGYLAFCSEKVQERVLTFQPNGEPQYSVRQQVAEMRIIYLGEDGSPALKKLNEGISWLAASHLLVPIENRISGVEINWLRQQELSGTREPKTLVLNEVNKCEGQVFSPDGKWLLYARRDGDTVALLKVSLAERWEKERD, from the coding sequence ATGTCTGACGACAAGATTTATGATCCGGATAAAAAAGTACTTCCCATCGAAGATTATCTGAAACTTAGAGAAGCTGAGGAAGATGGTATATCCCAGTTACTCAATCATATGCGGCGGGTGAGGGAGGCAGTTCCCGTTAATCGCCAATTGCAAGTTGAATTAAGAAAAAAACTGCTGGCAAGACAATTGGAGTTAAGGCAACAACAGCAGGTACCAGAGCCCAGCAGGCCGGTGGAGGCCAGAAAACAAAGTAAGTTCATCCAACATCCCTGGTTCAAAAATCTTCTGGGAGCGGTGGCCGTGCTGCTCATTGCCTTTGCTCTAACAGGAATTTGGCGTCATACCAGCGGCAATTATTATCTGGAAGCAGGTACCCCCCAGGAACTGACGCGTTTTTGGACTGAGTCATTACCCTTGCAGCCAACTATCAGTCCCGATGGAAGTAAAATATTACTGGTTCGGGGTGGTAGTTTGGTGATGCTATCGGAAACCGGCGCTCAACTGGCTGCCTTAGAACCACCTGAGGGGCAGGTTTTTCGATCCCCGGCTTGGGCACCCAATGGTAAACATATTTCATATATCGTTAGCCAAAACGGTTATGAAGAAATAAAACAACTTGCTACCGAAGAATTACTCTCCGCCCAGGAGAAAAATTTCACCGTGATGGCCAAAGCCAGTGAGCAACCGGCCATAGCCTCTGTAATGATGGCAGAAGAGGAACAGGATACTGCGGCAAAGCGGGCGTCACTTACTACCAAGCACTATTCTAATTTAGTATATGCACCCAATGGTAAAAGCTTGGCCTATGTAGTGCACCGTGTGGGCGCTAATCCGGAAGTCTGGATTAGGTCTGAGGATAACCAAGAAAAACGAATAACCGAAGGGGATGCGCCCACTTGGTCTCCCGATGGCAAGCATTTGGTTGTACAAAGACCTAGTCGGGCCAATGGTAATGAACTATGGTTGGTAAATGTGCAAACAGGAAAGGCCCATTTATTAGGACAAGGTGAAAATCCCGTTTGGGGTGCCAATGGTTACCTGGCCTTTTGTTCCGAAAAGGTCCAAGAGCGGGTCTTAACCTTCCAGCCCAATGGAGAACCACAATACAGTGTCCGTCAACAGGTGGCTGAGATGCGCATTATTTATCTGGGAGAAGATGGTTCCCCGGCTTTAAAGAAGTTAAATGAAGGTATTAGCTGGTTGGCTGCAAGTCATTTACTAGTACCCATCGAAAACCGTATTTCCGGCGTAGAGATTAATTGGCTACGACAACAGGAATTAAGTGGTACCCGGGAGCCAAAAACCTTAGTGCTTAATGAGGTTAATAAATGTGAGGGACAGGTTTTTAGTCCCGATGGCAAGTGGCTGTTATATGCTCGCCGGGACGGTGACACAGTGGCCTTACTCAAGGTCAGTCTGGCAGAACGGTGGGAAAAGGAGAGAGACTAG
- a CDS encoding peptidase, whose amino-acid sequence MSEKEKAIKALRQMIEQNEARGQKESKLRDWFNGLNRDLWKAIETLQQA is encoded by the coding sequence ATGTCTGAAAAGGAAAAGGCTATTAAGGCACTGCGGCAAATGATTGAGCAAAACGAAGCTCGCGGGCAAAAGGAAAGCAAATTAAGGGACTGGTTTAATGGGCTCAATCGGGATTTGTGGAAAGCAATAGAAACACTGCAGCAGGCTTAA
- a CDS encoding RNA polymerase sigma factor has protein sequence MTPATNQRHPDGDLPFEELYDRYFEPVNRYLRYRVDNTWDADDLTTAVFMKALENFHKYRADGPFAAWIFRIAHNVYVDYIRGKREYATQDVILELAAGTDTGPEQAVLQGEEVKKLRQLLKDLSVDYRDVVALRYAGELRFAQIAEVLGKTESAVRMLHHRALKQLRQKYVREGGSV, from the coding sequence ATGACTCCGGCAACCAATCAAAGGCATCCGGATGGTGACTTACCCTTTGAAGAATTATATGATCGTTATTTTGAACCAGTAAATAGATATCTGCGCTACAGGGTAGATAACACCTGGGATGCTGATGATTTGACCACAGCGGTTTTTATGAAAGCACTGGAGAATTTTCATAAGTACCGGGCAGATGGTCCCTTTGCTGCTTGGATCTTTCGGATTGCTCATAATGTCTATGTAGACTATATCAGGGGTAAAAGGGAATACGCCACCCAAGATGTCATTCTCGAACTGGCTGCAGGTACCGATACAGGACCGGAACAGGCAGTGCTGCAAGGTGAAGAAGTAAAGAAGCTGCGCCAGCTATTGAAAGATCTTTCTGTGGATTATCGTGATGTGGTGGCGCTGCGTTATGCCGGTGAACTGCGCTTTGCCCAAATTGCAGAAGTGTTGGGCAAGACTGAATCAGCGGTACGCATGTTGCACCACCGGGCGTTAAAACAGCTTAGGCAGAAATATGTTCGGGAAGGGGGGAGTGTCTGA
- a CDS encoding RluA family pseudouridine synthase translates to MDHWTVERVLRKKGISRSLLRRAKAGEQILLNGERVKSNHPVRKGDCLELLMEQQSSAVIPEQIKLNIIYEDEDLLAVSKPPQMLVHPLTNQATGTLANAIAHHWQQKGEQNLIRLVHRLDRDTSGLVLVAKNPYVHQQLQQQMQREQFVRRYLALVQGVPVPARGVIDAPIGLVPGSIIERVVTPTGKAAVSHYWVLRQDKYHSLVCLELKTGRTHQVRVHMAHLGHPLLGDSLYGGEMGLIKRQALHCAYLAFTHPITGKKMQLVCPLPEDMKGLLN, encoded by the coding sequence ATGGATCACTGGACGGTGGAACGTGTATTAAGGAAGAAGGGGATATCCCGTAGTTTACTGCGCCGGGCAAAAGCGGGGGAGCAAATACTGCTGAATGGTGAAAGGGTAAAATCTAATCACCCTGTGCGGAAGGGAGACTGTCTGGAACTGCTTATGGAACAGCAGTCCTCTGCGGTTATTCCGGAACAAATCAAACTAAACATTATATATGAAGATGAGGACTTGTTGGCTGTCAGCAAACCGCCCCAGATGCTGGTTCACCCGCTAACTAACCAAGCCACCGGTACCCTGGCTAACGCCATTGCCCACCACTGGCAACAAAAAGGGGAACAAAATTTAATAAGATTGGTACATCGGTTGGATCGGGATACCTCTGGGTTGGTGCTGGTAGCCAAAAATCCATATGTTCATCAACAACTGCAACAACAAATGCAGCGGGAGCAGTTTGTGCGGCGTTATCTGGCTTTGGTGCAAGGGGTTCCGGTACCGGCAAGGGGAGTTATTGATGCCCCCATTGGGTTGGTCCCAGGCAGTATCATTGAGCGGGTGGTAACTCCCACAGGAAAAGCTGCCGTTAGTCACTATTGGGTACTGCGCCAAGATAAATATCACAGTCTGGTCTGTCTGGAATTAAAGACTGGACGTACCCACCAGGTACGGGTTCACATGGCTCACCTGGGCCACCCCCTGCTGGGAGATTCACTTTATGGTGGGGAAATGGGGTTAATCAAACGCCAAGCACTACATTGTGCTTATCTAGCCTTTACCCACCCGATAACGGGCAAAAAAATGCAATTGGTTTGTCCGTTACCGGAGGATATGAAAGGTTTGTTAAATTAA
- a CDS encoding MFS transporter yields MLTAIFLGLYAGLYEPSFNNYLDDVFHISEVARGGLEFPRELPGFLVVFTAGLLIFLPDVRIAVAANLILATGLLGLGFLSPSFSWLVVWMITWSVGAHLYMPVESSIGVALSKPGQEGQTLGQLGAVKTAASLVGFLIVWLGFRYIDVQYTVIFALAGLCAIAASVCLLLMYPRQSTRKRQKLLFKKKYILFYWLNVLMGARKQVFLTFAPWVLIKIFEQPVTTFALLGIVGTVLGIPFRAILGRAIDRFGERLVIAAESILLVFVCLGYGFARELGLGNLAIWLVFACYIGDQLLFACNIARTTYLNKIADSPADLTPTLSMGITIDHLVSMSIPFFGGLLWAKFGYQSVFLVAAVIALINLLAALKIKGVRSVPDNTSATV; encoded by the coding sequence ATGTTAACTGCAATTTTTCTTGGTCTTTACGCCGGTTTGTACGAACCATCCTTTAATAATTATCTAGATGACGTCTTCCATATTAGTGAGGTGGCCAGAGGTGGTCTGGAATTTCCCCGGGAACTGCCGGGCTTCCTGGTGGTTTTTACTGCCGGATTATTAATTTTTTTACCCGATGTGCGTATTGCCGTGGCAGCCAACCTCATCCTGGCCACTGGGTTATTAGGCTTAGGCTTCCTTTCTCCTTCCTTTTCCTGGTTAGTTGTCTGGATGATTACCTGGAGTGTAGGTGCCCACCTATATATGCCCGTGGAATCCAGTATCGGGGTAGCCCTTTCTAAGCCTGGTCAGGAGGGTCAGACCTTAGGTCAATTGGGTGCAGTAAAGACTGCTGCTTCTTTAGTGGGTTTTTTAATAGTATGGTTAGGCTTTCGCTATATCGACGTGCAATATACCGTCATTTTTGCTCTGGCAGGTCTTTGCGCTATCGCAGCCTCTGTCTGCTTACTGCTAATGTATCCCCGGCAAAGTACGCGGAAACGCCAAAAATTGTTATTTAAGAAAAAATACATCCTCTTCTACTGGCTGAATGTCTTAATGGGAGCCCGTAAGCAAGTTTTCTTGACCTTTGCTCCCTGGGTTCTCATTAAAATCTTTGAGCAACCGGTTACCACCTTTGCTCTCCTGGGGATAGTTGGTACGGTGCTAGGCATACCCTTTCGGGCTATACTGGGACGGGCCATTGATAGATTCGGTGAACGTCTGGTTATTGCTGCTGAATCCATCCTACTGGTATTTGTCTGCCTGGGTTACGGTTTTGCTCGGGAATTGGGACTGGGCAACTTAGCCATTTGGTTAGTTTTTGCCTGTTACATTGGTGATCAGCTGCTGTTTGCCTGTAACATCGCCCGAACTACTTACTTAAATAAAATTGCGGATTCACCCGCAGATTTAACCCCTACCCTATCCATGGGTATTACCATTGACCATCTGGTATCCATGTCCATTCCCTTCTTTGGCGGACTGCTGTGGGCAAAATTCGGCTACCAATCTGTTTTTTTAGTGGCAGCTGTGATTGCCTTAATTAATTTACTTGCGGCTTTAAAAATTAAAGGGGTTAGGTCTGTTCCCGATAATACTTCGGCTACCGTTTAA
- a CDS encoding EAL domain-containing protein — MSNLSVKERELKNYIDNLITLNAKVDLDGTILLVNETAAQLINCPSEQLVGRKLWDTPWWNYDPTLVNRLKKSVKKAASGQTIYFEAKNLIAGGKYIYVDFTLNPVLDENNQVIYLVAEGRDITQRKLIEQELMAANEELTASNEELLSIEEELREINEELLRSHQELVNTLESITDAFCSVNHRWEITYINKEAEKLLQRNRKSLIGKNIWQLFPRLVGSPFHNNLIKVMDEQQTIHFEYYFKLLEKWFNIHAYPAPQGISIYFHNITEYKLAEEKLAMQNRYLTTLHETALGLMNRLDLDELLKDIVIRAATMLETDQGWIYLVNNSKTELVLRLGIGLYKDVIGFRMSPGEGLAGKVWQSGEPMVIEDYENWSGKSAKFNFATIRTTVAAPLKSGSEIIGVIGISFLTKERKIKPSEITLLTGFAQLASIALDNARLYNAAQQELKERKRIEERLWYLAYHDSLTDLPNRSLFNDRLSIALSQAQRHASKLAVLFLDLDHFKQVNDTLGHDMGDQFLKVIADRLSSLLRKGDTIARIGGDEFTILLPNISKNEDAGNVAQKIIEATKEPWRINNHEFHITTSIGIALYPSDGEDIESLVKNADAAMYQAKMLGRNNFQYYTPAMNSMALKRLELENNLRRALARNEFVIYYQPLVEIPSGKINGMEALIRWQHPQWGLVSPDDFIPVAEDTGLIVSIGEWVLRTACAQNKAWQDAGYPPMRINVNLSARQFQQANLVQTIAGILEDTQLNPRWLGLEITESVAMKDVEFTGKMLFELRKMGITIAIDDFGTGYSSLSYLKRLPIDMIKIDRSFIRDISQDPDDASIVSTIIGLAQNLKMRVTAEGVETTEQLQFLQNHHCHEMQGYLFSQPLPAQELSSLLARGRISN, encoded by the coding sequence ATGAGCAATCTATCAGTTAAAGAACGGGAGTTAAAAAATTATATAGATAATTTAATTACCCTTAACGCTAAGGTAGACCTAGACGGAACCATATTGCTAGTTAATGAGACAGCAGCACAATTGATCAACTGTCCCTCTGAACAATTGGTAGGACGGAAATTATGGGATACTCCCTGGTGGAATTATGATCCCACCCTGGTAAACCGACTGAAAAAGAGTGTTAAGAAGGCCGCTTCCGGTCAAACCATATATTTTGAAGCCAAAAACCTCATTGCCGGAGGTAAATATATCTATGTCGATTTTACTCTCAATCCGGTCTTAGATGAAAATAACCAGGTGATCTATCTGGTGGCTGAAGGCAGAGACATTACCCAGAGAAAACTCATTGAGCAAGAGCTTATGGCTGCCAATGAGGAACTGACTGCCAGCAACGAAGAATTGTTATCCATTGAGGAAGAATTAAGAGAAATTAATGAGGAATTGCTCAGGTCTCATCAGGAATTAGTGAATACCCTGGAAAGTATCACAGATGCCTTTTGCTCTGTAAACCACCGCTGGGAGATTACTTATATAAATAAAGAAGCAGAGAAATTGCTACAACGCAACAGAAAAAGTCTGATCGGAAAGAATATTTGGCAACTATTTCCACGTCTAGTTGGTTCCCCTTTTCACAATAACCTCATCAAGGTAATGGACGAACAACAAACCATACATTTTGAGTATTACTTCAAGTTACTGGAGAAGTGGTTTAACATTCATGCCTACCCGGCACCACAGGGTATCTCCATTTATTTTCATAATATCACGGAATACAAGCTGGCAGAAGAAAAGCTGGCCATGCAAAACCGCTATCTCACAACCTTGCATGAAACCGCCCTGGGGTTAATGAATAGGCTAGATCTTGATGAATTACTTAAAGATATTGTCATCCGTGCTGCTACCATGCTGGAAACTGACCAGGGTTGGATTTATTTAGTTAATAATAGCAAGACGGAACTTGTACTACGTCTGGGCATAGGACTATATAAAGATGTCATTGGTTTTCGCATGAGCCCAGGGGAAGGACTGGCGGGAAAGGTTTGGCAGTCCGGCGAACCCATGGTTATCGAGGATTACGAAAACTGGTCCGGCAAATCTGCAAAGTTCAACTTTGCCACCATTCGTACCACTGTTGCGGCTCCACTTAAATCAGGTTCCGAAATTATCGGCGTCATTGGCATTAGCTTTTTGACCAAGGAAAGAAAAATTAAGCCCAGTGAAATAACACTGCTGACAGGCTTTGCCCAGTTAGCCTCCATCGCCCTTGATAATGCCCGCTTATATAATGCAGCTCAACAGGAATTAAAAGAACGTAAACGTATAGAGGAAAGGTTATGGTATTTGGCCTATCACGATTCCTTAACCGACTTACCCAACCGTTCCCTGTTTAATGATCGACTGTCCATTGCCCTGAGCCAAGCACAGAGGCACGCCAGTAAATTGGCTGTCTTATTTTTAGACCTGGATCACTTTAAGCAGGTGAATGACACCCTGGGACATGATATGGGTGATCAGTTTTTAAAAGTAATTGCCGATCGTCTCTCTTCCCTATTACGTAAGGGCGATACCATCGCCCGTATCGGCGGCGATGAGTTTACTATTTTATTACCAAACATTAGCAAAAATGAAGACGCCGGTAATGTCGCCCAAAAAATTATTGAAGCCACGAAAGAACCTTGGCGCATCAATAACCATGAATTTCATATCACCACCAGTATTGGCATTGCTCTGTATCCCAGTGATGGAGAGGATATAGAATCCCTCGTAAAGAATGCTGATGCTGCCATGTATCAGGCCAAAATGCTGGGACGTAACAATTTTCAATACTATACCCCTGCCATGAATTCCATGGCTCTAAAAAGGCTTGAACTGGAAAATAACCTGCGCCGGGCTCTAGCCAGGAATGAGTTCGTTATTTACTATCAGCCCTTGGTGGAAATCCCCTCGGGTAAGATTAATGGCATGGAAGCTTTGATCCGCTGGCAGCATCCTCAGTGGGGTCTCGTGTCACCCGATGATTTTATTCCTGTGGCAGAGGATACCGGACTGATTGTGTCTATCGGTGAGTGGGTATTGAGGACCGCCTGTGCCCAGAATAAAGCTTGGCAGGACGCGGGATACCCGCCCATGCGAATAAATGTGAATCTTTCGGCCCGACAATTTCAACAGGCCAATTTAGTGCAAACAATAGCCGGCATCCTTGAGGATACTCAATTAAATCCCCGCTGGTTGGGCTTGGAAATCACTGAAAGTGTGGCTATGAAAGATGTGGAGTTCACCGGTAAAATGTTATTTGAACTGAGAAAGATGGGCATTACCATTGCAATCGACGATTTTGGCACCGGCTATTCTTCTTTAAGCTATCTTAAACGCTTACCTATTGATATGATCAAAATCGATCGTAGCTTTATTCGAGACATTTCCCAAGACCCGGATGACGCCTCCATTGTTAGTACCATCATTGGCTTAGCCCAAAACTTAAAAATGCGGGTAACTGCGGAAGGGGTAGAAACCACGGAACAACTGCAGTTTTTACAAAATCACCATTGTCATGAAATGCAGGGCTATTTATTTAGCCAACCCCTGCCAGCCCAGGAATTATCCTCCTTATTAGCAAGGGGTAGAATTAGCAACTAG
- the glpX gene encoding class II fructose-bisphosphatase: MDRELALEIVRVTEVAALASSRWMGRGKKNEADQAATSAMRAMFDSVNITGTVVIGEGEMDEAPMLYIGEMVGTGQGPEVDVAVDPLEGTNIVAKGLNNALAVVAISDRGNLLHAPDMYMEKIAVGPRAAGLIHIDDPIPRTLEIVARANRKRIQDCTVMILERERHNQIIEAVRRTGARVRLFSDGDVGAAIATCFEDTGIDLYIGIGGAPEGVISAAAIKALGGEMQGRLVPGNQEEYDRCVKMGLKDPRQILFMNDMVKGEDAIFAATGVTDGELLRGVRFVGNDRAETHSLVMRARTKTVRWIKALHSIPNKPHLVME, translated from the coding sequence GTGGATAGAGAACTTGCTCTGGAGATAGTTAGGGTCACTGAGGTAGCGGCTCTGGCATCTTCCCGCTGGATGGGCAGAGGTAAGAAAAATGAAGCGGATCAGGCAGCCACCAGTGCCATGCGGGCGATGTTTGATTCTGTAAATATTACGGGAACGGTTGTTATTGGTGAGGGGGAAATGGATGAGGCCCCCATGTTATATATTGGCGAAATGGTTGGTACCGGCCAGGGGCCAGAGGTTGATGTGGCAGTGGATCCCTTGGAAGGAACTAACATTGTGGCCAAGGGCCTGAACAATGCCCTGGCAGTGGTGGCTATTTCCGATAGGGGTAATCTTCTCCACGCACCGGATATGTATATGGAGAAAATTGCCGTAGGCCCAAGAGCAGCAGGCTTAATTCATATAGACGATCCTATTCCTCGGACGCTGGAAATAGTGGCTCGGGCAAACCGCAAGAGAATTCAAGACTGCACAGTGATGATTCTGGAACGGGAGCGGCATAATCAGATTATTGAGGCTGTTCGTCGCACCGGGGCCAGGGTTAGACTTTTTAGTGACGGTGACGTAGGTGCTGCCATTGCCACATGTTTTGAAGATACAGGTATTGATCTGTACATTGGTATCGGGGGAGCACCGGAGGGTGTAATCTCTGCCGCTGCCATTAAGGCCCTTGGGGGGGAAATGCAAGGACGTCTGGTGCCGGGTAATCAGGAAGAATATGATCGTTGTGTGAAGATGGGCTTAAAAGATCCCCGGCAGATACTCTTCATGAATGATATGGTCAAGGGAGAAGATGCTATTTTTGCTGCCACCGGTGTGACCGATGGCGAACTGCTGCGGGGAGTACGTTTTGTGGGTAATGACAGGGCAGAGACCCACTCTCTGGTCATGCGAGCTCGCACCAAAACAGTTCGCTGGATCAAGGCTTTGCATAGCATTCCTAACAAGCCTCATTTGGTAATGGAATAG
- a CDS encoding YpiB family protein, which translates to MLANSLAEKRELIVWFLRTNRLKKPEAARVLEFIKDNKTLLSRVQFTQNLSDKKDALLISAVYTNTFPFDCRINNVSFGSVDEVIHQLKHNPPNKLYLWLSYVSPPNCLLCTQANRRKASAKPNPAAVAHRMLVDAVRAVNKKEARRKALMSKIDECLDERNFPKFKELTEELHRLD; encoded by the coding sequence ATGCTAGCCAATAGTTTGGCCGAAAAAAGGGAATTGATTGTCTGGTTTCTGCGTACCAATCGTCTAAAAAAACCTGAGGCAGCCCGCGTACTTGAGTTTATTAAGGATAACAAGACTCTGCTTTCCAGGGTACAGTTTACCCAAAACTTGTCGGATAAAAAAGATGCCTTATTGATTTCCGCAGTGTATACCAATACCTTCCCCTTTGATTGCCGTATCAATAACGTTAGTTTTGGCTCAGTGGATGAGGTTATTCATCAGTTAAAACATAATCCTCCCAACAAATTATACCTCTGGCTGTCCTATGTCAGCCCACCCAATTGCTTGCTTTGCACCCAAGCCAACCGGCGCAAGGCTTCTGCCAAGCCAAACCCCGCCGCCGTTGCCCATCGCATGTTGGTGGACGCGGTGCGAGCTGTGAACAAGAAGGAGGCCCGCCGCAAGGCACTGATGTCAAAAATTGATGAGTGTTTGGATGAAAGGAACTTTCCTAAATTTAAGGAGCTTACTGAAGAACTCCATAGACTTGATTAA